Proteins found in one Tistrella bauzanensis genomic segment:
- a CDS encoding dioxygenase family protein, protein MARSKAAGGGEGLQGPMSRRRLIGTGALIVPAAMLGGLSLRPGRGRAATPACDDGDAPTPAQTAGPYFTPGSPLKADFTGDAAGKGAVIQVRGQVLDRACRPVGGALLDIWHAAPDGRYDNRGFRMRGHQFTDEHGRYALATLRPGLYPGRTRHTHLRAQAPGGPVLTTQLYFPGEPGNDRDFLYRDALLMAGDGLAAAEGAADYRFDLVIAVAAG, encoded by the coding sequence ATGGCGCGATCGAAGGCGGCAGGCGGTGGAGAGGGCCTTCAGGGGCCGATGTCGCGACGCCGGTTGATCGGCACGGGCGCCCTGATCGTGCCGGCCGCGATGTTGGGCGGATTGTCGCTGAGGCCGGGCCGCGGACGTGCCGCCACCCCGGCCTGTGATGACGGCGACGCCCCCACCCCGGCGCAGACCGCCGGCCCCTATTTCACCCCGGGATCACCGCTGAAGGCCGATTTCACCGGCGATGCGGCAGGTAAAGGGGCGGTGATCCAGGTGCGCGGTCAGGTGCTTGACCGGGCCTGCCGGCCGGTCGGCGGTGCTCTGCTGGATATCTGGCATGCGGCGCCGGATGGCCGCTATGACAATCGGGGCTTCCGTATGCGCGGCCATCAATTCACTGACGAACACGGCCGCTATGCGCTGGCGACGCTGCGGCCGGGGCTGTATCCCGGCCGCACCCGCCATACCCATCTGCGCGCCCAGGCACCGGGCGGACCGGTTCTGACCACGCAGTTGTATTTTCCGGGCGAGCCGGGCAATGACCGGGATTTTCTATATCGCGACGCCTTGTTGATGGCGGGCGACGGGCTGGCGGCGGCCGAGGGCGCGGCCGACTATCGCTTCGATCTGGTGATCGCCGTCGCCGCCGGTTGA